One genomic segment of Tripterygium wilfordii isolate XIE 37 chromosome 9, ASM1340144v1, whole genome shotgun sequence includes these proteins:
- the LOC120006577 gene encoding cinnamoyl-CoA reductase-like SNL6, which yields MKENEAKRARLDPEKPPVCVLDASTYVGFWIVKGLLRRGYTVHAALQTNGDTDLVKKMREMEKGEEGLVMFGVDCLDYHSILTALKGCSAVFCCLDSLDGYDEKMVDFEVRGAINVVEACAQTDTLEKIVFSSSLAASIWREDICSEKDVDEGSWSNQEFCRKLKLWYALAKTLSERAAWALAMDRMVNMVSVNAALVLGPAVTQQNPQSTMSYLKGAAQMYENGVLASVDVNFLADVHIRAFEDTSTCGRYFCFNQIVNTDEEAVKLAESLSPLICLPPRYECQGSEVYAERLRTKKLNKLVEGTAC from the exons atgaaggaaAATGAAGCAAAAAGGGCAAGACTTGATCCGGAAAAGCCTCCAGTTTGTGTTCTTGATGCCTCAACCTATGTGGGTTTTTGGATTGTGAAGGGGCTATTGAGAAGGGGATACACTGTTCATGCAGCTCTTCAAACGAATG GAGACACTGATTTagtgaagaaaatgagagagatggagaaaggGGAGGAGGGATTGGTGATGTTTGGTGTGGATTGTTTGGATTATCACAGCATTCTGACTGCGTTGAAGGGCTGTTCTGCTGTGTTCTGCTGTTTGGATAGTCTAGATGGTTATGAT GAGAAAATGGTGGATTTTGAAGTTAGAGGAGCAATTAATGTAGTGGAGGCTTGTGCACAAACTGATACCCTAGAGAAGATTGTGTTTAGTTCTTCTTTAGCAGCATCTATATGGAGAGAAGATATTTGTTCTGAGAAGGATGTAGATGAGGGTTCCTGGAGTAATCAAGAATTCTGCAGGAAACTTAAG ttgtggtACGCCCTGGCAAAAACACTATCTGAACGGGCAGCTTGGGCTCTAGCGATGGACCGTATGGTAAACATGGTTTCCGTCAATGCTGCACTAGTTCTAGGACCTGCTGTCACTCAACAGAACCCTCAATCAACTATGTCGTATCTGAAAG GTGCAgctcaaatgtatgaaaatgGAGTCCTGGCCTCTGTAGATGTGAACTTCCTTGCTGACGTTCATATACGAGCCTTTGAAGACACCTCAACGTGTGGGCGATACTTTTGCTTTAATCAGATCGTGAATACGGACGAAGAAGCTGTTAAACTTGCAGAAAGCCTAAGCCCTTTGATATGTTTACCACCTAG ATATGAATGCCAAGGAAGTGAGGTATATGCTGAGAGGTTGAGGACCAAGAAGCTTAACAAGCTTGTTGAGGGCACTGCCTGTTAG